The DNA segment ccaaacGTCTCATACTTTTGGATATTTGGGAGTAAGTATTTCATTCTAAGTAAATGAGGATTTTTGCTTTGATGTGGATCAAATGCATATACATACCATGTTTTCAACAAGACCACTGGTATTATTGAAATTGTGTGTAATGTAatatttgatgaaactaatagctctcaagtagagcaagttgatcctaatgtgctaggtgaTGAGAAAATTCTAAGTGAAGCAATCAAAAGAATGGTAATTGGAGAAATTAGGGCATAAGAACCCAAAGTAGCTCTcactccctcctcttcattAATACAAGTGGAGCCACCCATTTCAATTCAAGTTCAAGACATCTCTAACACATTTCTTGATCAAGATGGAGAAGAGGAAGTTGAAACTCAAcctcaagtgccacacccaagagTTAATCAAAGTGTGCGAAAGAGATAACCCCGCCGACAACATACTTGGAGACATAAATAGGGGAGTCTCTACTAGATCTCGAGTTGAAaatttttgtgaacattactcttTTGTATCTTCTTTGAAACCTttaaaggtagaagaagcatcgAAGATTTGGATTGtgtgatggcaatgcaagaagagttaaacaacttcacccgTAATGAGGTATGATCTTTGGTGAAAAGACCCAACCAAAATGTAATTGGCACAAAGTGGGTCTTTTAaaacaagcaagatgagaatGAAATACTCACAAGGAACAAGGGAAGATTGGTTGCGCAAGGCTTCTCTCAAATCGAAGGATtgaattttggtgagacttatgcccCCATTGCTAGAttagagtcaattcgtatattgcTTGTTTTTGCTACTCACCATAATTTCAAGTTAtgtcaaatggacgtgaagagcgcattCCTAAATTGACCCATCTCGGAATTGGTATATGTTGAAAAAACCCTGTGTTTCAAAGATCCCAAATTCCCATCTCATGTCTATAAACTTCATAAGACACTCTATGgacttaaacaagctcctagagcatggtatgagtGCCTTAATAATTTTCTATTCAAGAGTGGTTTTAAAATTGGGAAGATCGATATTACTTTGTTTACTAAAAagcttgataatgatttatttgtgtgccaaatatatgtcgatgacattatattcgGCTCTACTAACAAAACTTCTAAttaagagtttagtaggatgaTGACTAAAAGATTCAAGATGTCCATGATGGAAGAGTTGAAATTATTCGTAAGATTTCAAATAAAgtaactcaaggaaggaacatTCATATGTTAAACAAAATACATCAATGATATGCTAAAAAGGTTTGATACTGCGAGTGCCAAATCCATCTGCACCCCATGCAATCAAATAGCCATCTTGACCTCAACAATGATGGTAAATCTATTGATCAAAAGGTATACCATTCTATGATTAGCTCATTGCTTTATCTTTGTGTATCTAGGCCTGATATTATTTtaagtgtgtgcatgtgtgcaagatttcaagccactcTTAACGAGTGCTACTTGGTGGCTGTTAAGAGGATTCATAGATATCTTGTTCATACCCCAAACTTAGGGCTTTGATATCTTAAGGGTTCGAGTTTTGATCTTATCGATTATTCAGATACCGATTATGCgggttgtaaagtggataggaagattACATCAAGTACAtgtcaattcttgggtaggtccttagtcttatggtcatccaagaaacaaaacttcaTAGCCCTATCCACCTTCGAAGTAGAATATATCTCAGTGGGtagttgttgtgctcaattACTTTGGATGAGACAAACCTTGAAAGATTATGGAATCCATATGAATTAtgtgcctcttttgtgtgataataaaagtgccataaaaatagccaacaacCCTGTTCAACACTCTCGAACCAAGAACATAGATATTCGacatcattttcttagagatcacGCAACAAAAGGTGATATAGTCCTAAGCCATGTAAAGACTGAAAACAATTAgtggatatcttcaccaaacccTTAGATGGGCATAGGTTTTACGAGTTAAGGAATGAGCTTAATATCTTAGATTCACAAAACGTGGCTTGACTCCTTGCATAACTTGTTTGCATTTGTCTAGGTGTTTTTGAGCTAAAGATGGGGAACATATCTTGGTAAAGTGTTACTCTCGCAATGAGCATCCACAAACCAAAAGGTATGAGTAAAttgatattttagcaattaAGAAACTTTTAAGTGAATTATGCACTAAAGTGAATTCAAGTGCTTAGGGATCTCATTCTAAGTGAATTTTGGTCCTAGTACAATAAATGAATTAAAACAAGTCCAAAAACTTAGATAAATCACTATCTTTGGTTTATTTGGTTTCTTATGCTTATTGTTCAGATTTATTGGCTCTTTTATTGTCAATTCTTCCATTTTGATCTTCAGATCATGTTAATTCAGTTATGATCATTGTTTTGGGTTCTTTAGTGTTCGCTGATCGATCATAAGTGGAGAAAACATCTCAAGTACATCCTCAGTCAATTCCTACAAAATCTTGTTTGAAATTCATTTTTCATCTCTCAAGTttctctaaaaatctagaaGTTTTCACTGTTCAAAAATCAGAACATCTGATTTCTCCAATTGGAACATCCGAAATTTCTGGTACTTTACTTATATCATAATATCCGATGCTCACATTAGAACATCCGATCTTCATTTTCTACCAGAATCACTTCTGTTACTTTTCACTGATTGGAACATTCGATGTACAATTTTCAACAGGAGTTTTTAACCCCATGGACGGTTTCCAACTTACCCATTCACTCTTTTACTCCACCTGATGTCTCTCTCTCGTGCTCTCACCTTCTCTTTGGCGATCGGATCTTCTGAGGGCTCGAAACCTCTTATCTCCATCGAAGGTTGGGCAAGCATCACATCAGAACCTCTAATCTTCCTCGAATCATGTCCTTTTTAAATCAAGGTATCCTCAAGCCCCGGCttgtctctctcttctttttgcGGATCAATCTAAAATCCCCTCGGTAAAGAGCTTTGTTCTTCATCATAGATATTTTTTCCTAGGGCTTGTCACTAGTTTATCAATCGATCAGCAAGAAAAGTGAGTTTTAGGGCTAAACTATGAAAATTGAAACATCCGATGTGATCAGAACATCCGACTGATAGATTCAGAACATCTGATGTTCACATAATTCAGCAATAAAGCCTCACTTTATGCGCAAATTTATTTCCTTTCTTATTGATCAATCTCAGCATATCTAGTTATCTATCTGTCCAGGATCTGTCAGCATGTCTGGAGGTGGTGATGATGTTCATCATTATTTGTATCCTGATGGATGTTGGTATGATCATCATTTTGTAAGTTCAGATGATGAACCAATATTGCAAAACTATAAGACGAGGACAAAGCAAAGGACATATTCCAGTCCTCAAGTCAATAAACAAGCACTAGAAGGGGAAAGAGGCAAGCTAGAAGAACTAGGAATCGAAATCCAACTCCATCCGCTCCTAGTTAGTTGCCTCACAGTGGCTCTAGCAGAGACGCTCAGCCTGCCGATGTCTCTAGAGGTGGTCAACTGCGACCTAGGAGACCTAGGGAAATTGGCACAAACTCTAGTGCACAAGGTGGTGCCCAAGCTAATGATGATCAAGGTGAACCAAATGAGCTTGGACACTTCCGCCTATCTAGGCCCATGAGAGCGAAAAATCATCATAAGCatgttgtcaactacaaaggaAGAACAAAAGCAGTAAGGAAAGGAAGAAAGGAAATCCTCTAGAGTTTAACAGGATAGCTACAAATCCtcattttttttgtctctttttCAGTAGGACTTCTATGAGACCATCATTCTACCCAGGAAGTCACATGTGTCACTTatgcagtggattgattggTCTTACATGGAGAGTCTTGACGATCCTGATTTTAATGAAGTCATTGTTGCTTGTACGCACCATAACATGAAGAGAATCATGGCATTTGAGTATTCGTGGTGCAATAAGATTATCTATCAGTTCTATGCTACCTTGTATGTGGATACAGATGCTACAAGGACCATGCATTGGATGACAAATGGCACTTGGTACAAGGTGAAGTACAAACACTTTGCTACACACTTGGGTTTCACAAGTAGTGATCTGCACAACAAAGAGAGGATTCATGATGAGCTAGTCATCACTACCGTTGACATGGAGTACATGTATGATTTGAACAAACCAAACCAGCTAGGTAAAACCACTATACTCCTTCCTCTATATTTCTCTAGGTttagcttcatgcggtacttctgAAGGTTGTTGAACAATTTCTAGAGGTCTGCGACCAGGTCGTCCTGGGTCCTACTTTtcacgaccacatcatcaacatatgccttgATATTTCTACTGAGCCATGGTCAAAGGATGAGTTTAATACATCACTGATAAGTGGCACCGGTGCTTTACaaaccaaaaggtatttttacatagcaaaagaccccgaagAGAATTACAAAAgcaattttctcctcatctaccctattcatactaatctgatggtaccccgaaTGAGCATCTGTAAAGGTTAGCAGATCCCTACTGGCAGTTGAGTCAACAAGTTGGTCGATCCGGGGTAGAGGAAAGAGATCACTTGGGGACGCGttattgaggtcggtgaagttgacgcacatcctccacttaccattaggCTTTTGGACCATGATGGAGTTAGCCAGCCATTTAGAATACTGcacctctcgaatgaagcctgcttctaggagcttgtcaatcttctcatgaagtgcttccttttgTTCGGGTGCAAACCGACACACCTTTTGTTTTACTGGTCACGCATCAGGTCGTACacacaacttgtgctcgatcacgtccctagGGATTCCAAGCATATCAGACGAACTCCAAGAAAAGACATATGTATTTGCTCGAAGGAAAGTGATGATTGCAAGTTCTCATTTAGGATCTAGACCGACCCCTATCTTGACCATCCTCGATGGGTTGACTTCATCTTAGCAAACTATCTTGAGCCGATAGTCAGGATTGGCAACGATGTGAACCTTCATCGGGCGACCACTGGGCTCGGTGTTCTCAAGCTGTGACCCaggagttagctcgaccatgtaGAGGCTTTTCTTATTGCAGTGCAAGACCATCTTTGGATTGACCAAAATAGTGATGGCTCCCTTGggaccagggatcttgatcgccTGGTATGCATAGCGGGCGATGGCCATGAACTGGTCCATCACTGGTTGCCCTAGGATCGTATTGTAAGTGGTCCCAAAGTCCATCACATTGAATGAGACTTTCTTGGTCCTAAAGTTATTCGGCGAACTGAAGGTGACAAGCTGCTCGATTTGCCCCAATGCTTTGGCTGAAG comes from the Phragmites australis chromosome 22, lpPhrAust1.1, whole genome shotgun sequence genome and includes:
- the LOC133904530 gene encoding uncharacterized protein LOC133904530, with the protein product MGHVLVDGGSSINLLFADTLNALQIPRTVLKLSHLFFGITLGSSAKALGQIEQLVTFSSPNNFRTKKVSFNVMDFGTTYNTILGQPVMDQFMAIARYAYQAIKIPGPKGAITILVNPKMVLHCNKKSLYMVELTPGSQLENTEPSGRPMKVHIVANPDYRLKIVC